The Haemorhous mexicanus isolate bHaeMex1 chromosome 8, bHaeMex1.pri, whole genome shotgun sequence genome includes a window with the following:
- the HEG1 gene encoding protein HEG homolog 1 isoform X1: MPAACTLLLLLGLGLVPVPPAGSLPLASPRRLPPPPPPPPPSRNRLGRPPSLPAAGHAGSPVIESSHQERSSSPEIRTAGAPVELVTMLAGSREWAPLPARHGAVPAASRVTGHTGPPASDGDVTPPGAGSPENPSAGTVTHLLTHSHPPDPGSHHHAAGWLGRGKRALAAPSTPAAAAGTPLGSEAISTDLAEGTQGGHHGVWNVSVFNTMRTVLQPSSSEPLHPGTDSLSQPVSSWVGTELGTAAASASPSGSSPSSALPGSLGQPQASSQASSTQTGAEHIMLHPRGVTGNLPSPLLTASPPTDKAFGGVGSSYQPSNSSAAERFGSDFPTTSTSISTTAAKGGGTTLRSLPASTRLVTMAEISTSGTEITSSSAQSQTPGVSVGAQSDGGRGVTDPLLSGLPSLSGSASTTSSSNYELPKIIPGAEEVTVHLDIQAADTSSMAVGTLMSPEDGHTAGVTRDSATSSNPTSSLGRTSSSLRTGTHHPNSSREATDLAGPAGTPLLTSSLSASEGPFRGVRSSHQPVAEKTSLTSSASSTPISATSSSGGRPPRSASGSSPWAAAKGSTSSSAMYRTLGTTQSLSTSSGRETSRAQGSTGMTDFTEVAGSPLTHSGSPLEGPSPATGSSHVSFSVVSTERRNNFLTTSTSISTAGTKGGGRTLRSLPASTTLAQTTEVSTPGTEDISIPGHSQSSLGARGGGSRGTTLSFVNPLLTGSPSAPDSTSPADKTSATGGHLPLTSTPSVVRTATKEESSTVLVLDTHGASSATGSSAPSPPHTSTLDTVLLSSPAAEPGTQSQVSQSGAGLTELPTKLLPAFSPSVSVPSPSATLFVHKEGTPQAPGGRSMWSTKAESLTSQLDTAGDTHTGPVPLSTAWPPERHVPSGQAGSSEPKVTLSSKVFTYFSAAAEPSTIGSSHRSLSSSGAEKRMSSPITDPMYSSPTSAGAEESMLTDGTLASGMESSSSHAGASSSPGPSEPALVGQGRTANTSTSSGGFTGFATETVFVPSAKIPTYSSFQNDLTNFSGSHQPVSSSDPEKRTSVSHTDGTYISTTYTRGGERTLLSISNSSTSADSSESSTFFSEISSPFDASQSSVAHDRQTNTSNSSSFVEPSTEPLLVHPSKPSMSASTGSIENTTLFNTASELLTADSSSLSSSTFSASYSLSSLQHLLSSTPPPTHLFTLSESPEPRSPSVMASSPPLQALPSSLPTSSLPSPSYSLASLLSVFSSPSSISQSSESDQASTTLATVRQVPSTAATARSSPRETNKPSVTRQPQKSTSFTPTRSPLPTEPMELLGGRVVSVSAPVTVTETASPRDATTQGDSFGKATPLLTTASVAPQAGPTDAPLSPSPSVTNHSSIVPTVAVTTVKPPVLTTPSGHRPTPGEASTMQDHRTQTPTATKRSYTTGKSTEAMGPTTAKPGKVTEENIPVTSPSEAPPTTKTTGSIATTLAATKPTTASLPSSTVGLRTSAPATEVDKCLSNPCPALATCNNTHGSYICTCPLGYELEKGKCNLVRIFIGQVPLKLNTTHGKYTELFHVEREILEVLNASLSGLPGYHHSTVKASREANFVHVSVQSTFSFASNVTFFDVISSVKSYIRACKSPTEACQFISSLKSLHRAGSLCRQKDPECDKETSECTDFDGVALCQCKSGYFKYNKMDHSCRACEDGYKLENETCVSCPFGLGGFNCGNPYQLITVVIAAAGGGLLLIMGIALIVTCCRKNKNDISKLIFKSGDFQMSPYAEYPKNPRAQEWGRETIEMQENGSTKNLLQMTDVYYSPTGLRNPELERNGLYPPYTGLPGSRHSCIYPGQYNPSFISDETRRRDYF; this comes from the exons TCATTGAAAGCAGCCATCAGGAGAGAAGTTCAAGCCCAGAGATAAGGACTGCTGGTGCTCCTGTGGAGTTGGTGACGatgctggctgggagcagggagtgggcACCACTGCCTGCCAGGCacggggcagtgccagctgcaagCAGGGTCACAGGGCACACTGGGCCCCCTGCCAGTGATGGGGATGTCACccctccaggagcaggatcCCCAGAGAACCCATCTGCTGGGACAGTGACCCACCTGCTCACCCACAGCCATCCTCCTG ACCCTGGAAGCCATCACCATGCTGCAGGCTGGCTGGGGAGAGGCAagagggctctggctgctcccagcacccctgcagctgctgcggGGACACCACTGGGCTCAGAAGCCATCAGCACTGATTtggctgaggggacacagggagggcaCCATGGGGTCTGGAACGTGTCAGTGTTTAACACCATGAGGACAGTGCTGCAACCTTCATCTTCAGAACCTCTTCACCCAG GCACTGACAGCCTCTCTCAACCCGTGAGCAGCTgggtgggcacagagctgggcactgcagctgcttcagcCAGCCCCtcggggagcagccccagctctgccctccctggctccctgggacagccccaggcctCCTCCCAAGCCTCAAGTACCCAGACTGGTGCCGAGCACATCATGCTACACCCCAGGGGTGTCACAGGGAACTTGCCCAGCCCTTTGCTGACTGCATCACCTCCCACGGACAAGGCCTTCGGAG GCGTTGGAAGCAGCTACCAGCCATCCAACAGCTCGGCTGCGGAGAGGTTCGGTTCGGATTTCcccaccaccagcacctccaTTTCTACAACAGCTGCCAAGGGTGGAGGGACGACCTTAAGGTCTCTGCcagccagcaccaggctggTCACCATGGCAGAGATTTCCACCTCTGGGACTGAAATCACCAGCTCTTCAGCCCAGAGCCAGACCCCGGGCGTGTCTGTGGGTGCCCAGAGTGATGGAGGCAGAGGTGTCACAGACCCATTGCTCTCAGGCTTGCCCTCCCTTTCAGGAAGTGCTTCCACAA CTTCTAGCAGTAATTATGAACTCCCCAAGATCATCCCAGGTGCAGAGGAGGTGACAGTGCACTTGGACATCCAGGCTGCTGACACGTCCAGCATGGCAGTGGGGACGCTGATGTCCCCAGAAGATGGCCACACAGCTGGAGTGACAAGGGactctgccaccagcagcaaCCCCACAAGCTCCTTGGGCAGGACCTCCTCTTCCTTGAGGACTGGGACACATCATCCCAACAGCTCACGGGAAGCCACCGATCTCGCAGGCCCTGCTGGGACTCCTTTGCTCACAAGCTCCCTCTCTGCCTCTGAAGGTCCTTTCCGAG GTGTCAGAAGCAGCCATCAACCAGTGGCAGAGAAAACCTCCCTCacttcctctgcctccagcactCCCATTTCAGCCACATCCAGCAGTGGGGGGAGGCCACCCAGGTCTGCCTcgggcagcagcccctgggcagcagccaagGGCTCCACGTCCAGCAGTGCCATGTACAGGACCTTGGGCACAACCCAATCCTTGTCCACATCTTCTGGGAGAGAGACCTCCAGAGCTCAGGGGTCCACAGGAATGACAGATTTCACTGAGGTGGCAGGCTCTCCCCTAACACACTCTGGCTCTCCTTTGGAAGGTCCTTCCCCAG CTACTGGAAGCAGCCATGTGTCATTCAGTGTCGTGTCaacagagagaagaaacaaTTTCCTCACCACCAGCACCTCCATTTCCACAGCAGGCACCAAGGGTGGAGGGAGGACGTTAAGGTCTCTGCCAGCCAGCACCACCCTGGCCCAAACAACAGAGGTTTCCACCCCTGGTACTGAAGACATCAGCATTCCAGGCCATTCCCAGTCTTCTTTGGGAGCCCgtggtggtggcagcagaggtACCACCCTGTCTTTTGTGAACCCATTGCTCACAGGCTCACCATCTGCTCCAGACAGCACTTCCCCAG CAGACAAGACCTCAGCAACGGGAGGACACCTGCCTCTCACCAGCACACCCAGTGTGGTGAGAACTGCCACCaaggaggagagcagcacagtgcttGTGTTGGACACCCATGGAGCTTCCAGTgccacagggagctctgctccctctccccctcACACCAGCACCCTGGACACGGTCCTGCTGtcctcaccagcagcagagcctgggacccAGAGTCAGGTTTCACAGAGTGGGGCAGGACTCACTGAGCTTCCAAcaaagctgctgcctgcatTCTCTCCCAGCGTTTCAGTGCCTTCACCTTCAGCCACACTCTTCGTCCACAAGGAGGGGACACCTCAAGCCCCAGGTGGCCGCAGCATGTGGAGCACAAAAGCAGAAAGCCTCACATctcagctggacacagctggggacacccacaCCGGCCCTGTCCCACTCTCCACGGCATGGCCTCCAGAGAGACATGTGCCATCTGGCCAAGCAGGGTCCTCAGAGCCCAAGGTCACCCTTTCATCCAAGGTCTTCACCTActtctcagctgctgctgaacctTCCA CTATTGGCAGCAGCCATCGCTCCCTAAGCAGCTCAGGTGCTGAGAAGAGGATGTCCAGCCCCATCACGGATCCCATGTACAGTTCACCCACGTCTGCGGGCGCTGAGGAGAGCATGCTGACAGATGGCACTCTGGCCAGTGGCATGGAGAGCTCTTCTTCCCATGCTGGAGcttccagctctccagggcCATCTGAGCCAGCATtggtggggcagggcaggacagccaACACCTCCACCAGCAGCGGGGGTTTCACGGGCTTTGCGACAGAGACGGTGTTTGTACCTTCTGCCAAGATACCCACTTATTCTTCTTTCCAAAATGATCTCACAA ACTTTTCAGGTAGCCATCAGCCAGTCAGTAGCAGTGATCCTGAGAAAAGGACCTCGGTCTCTCACACAGACGGCACATACATTTCAACCACATACaccagaggaggagaaaggacCCTCCTGTCTATCTccaacagcagcacctctgctgaCTCCTCAGAAAGttccacctttttttctgaaatttccaGCCCTTTTGATGCCTCACAATCATCCGTGGCTCATGACAGGCAGACCAATACATCAAACAGTAGCAGTTTTGTTGAGCCATCTACGGAGCCGTTGCTGGTGCACCCTTCCAAACCATCAATGTCTGCTTCTACAGGCAGCATAGAAAATACAACTCTGTTCAACACTGCCTCTGAGTTGTTGACCGCTGACAGCTCATCTCTGTCTTCCTCAACATTTTCAGCCTCTTACTCACTGTCATCACTGCAGCACTTGCTGTCATCAACACCACCACCAACTCATCTGTTTACACTGTCAGAATCACCTGAGCCACGCTCGCCCTCTGTGATGGCATCTTCACCCCCTCTGCAGGCTTTGCCGTCCTCCTTGCCCACTTCCTCCTTGCCCTCCCCATCTTACTCATTAGCATCTTTATTGTCTGTGTTTTCATCACCCTCATCCATCTCGCAGTCCAGTGAGAGCGATCAAGCAAGCACCACTCTGGCTACGGTCAGGCAGGTGCCCTCCACAgctgccacagccaggagctcaCCCAGAGAGACCAACAAGCCCAGTGTCACACGCCAGCCCCAAAAAAGCACCTCCTTCACTCCCACCAGGTCACCTCTCCCTACAGAACCCATGGAGCTGCTTGGTGGACGTGTCGTGTCCGTGTCCGCTCCCGTGACAGTAACAGAGACTGCCTCGCCCAGAGATGCCACCACCCAAGGGGACAGCTTTGGGAAGGCAACACCGCTGCTCACCACAGCCAGTGTTGCTCCACAGGCTGGTCCAACAGATGCACCCCTTAGTCCCTCACCAAGTGTAACAAATCACAGCAGCATTGTCCCCACAGTGGCAGTGACCACGGTGAAACCTCCTGTGCTGACAACACCGTCCGGTCACCGGCCCACCCCAGGTGAGGCCAGCACCATGCAAGACCACAGGACCCAGACACCCACTGCCACTAAGCGCAGTTATACCACTGGTAAAAGCACAGAAGCCATGGGTCCCACCACTGCAAAGCCTGGTAAAGTCACTGAGGAAAACATCCCCGTTACAAGTCCTTCTGAAGCACCTCCAACCACCAAGACCACTGGGAGCATTGCAACGACTTTGGCTGCTACCAAACCAACCACTGCTTCTCTGCCAAGCAGCACAGTTGGGCTGAGAACGTCAGCTCCAGCTACAG aGGTGGATAAATGTCTTTCCAACCCTTGTCCTGCGCTGGCCACCTGCAACAACACCCATGGCTCCTATATCTGTACGTGTCCTCTTGGATATgagctggaaaaaggaaagtgcAATTTAG TGAGAATATTTATTGGCCAGGTTCCCCTGAAACTTAATACCACCCATGGGAAGTACACAGAGCTCTTCCATGTCGAGAGGGAGATCCTGGAGGTG CTCAATGCATCGCTGTCAGGCTTGCCAGGATACCACCACTCCACAGTTAAGGCAAGCAG ggaGGCAAATTTTGTGCATGTTTCAGTGCAATCCACGTTCTCTTTTGCATCCAATGTGACTTTCTTCGATGTTATCAGCAGTGTGAAAAGCTACATTCGAGCTTGCAAATCCCCCACTGAAGCCTGCCAGTTCATTTCAAGCCTGAAATCACTCCACAGAG ctggcagcctgtgcagaCAGAAGGACCCTGAATGTGACAAGGAAACTTCAGAATGCACCGACTTTGATGGGGTTGCTCTCTGCCAGTGCAAAAGTGGGTACTTCAAATACAACAAGATGGACCACTCCTGCAGAG CCTGTGAAGATGGATATAAGCTGGAAAACGAGACGTGTGTGAG CTGCCCCTTTGGCTTGGGTGGATTCAACTGTGGAAACC CCTATCAGCTCATCACGGTGGTGATTGCAGCTGCGGGAGGGGGACTGCTGCTGATCATGGGCATAG
- the HEG1 gene encoding protein HEG homolog 1 isoform X2, protein MPAACTLLLLLGLGLVPVPPAGSLPLASPRRLPPPPPPPPPSRNRLGRPPSLPAAGHAGSPVIESSHQERSSSPEIRTAGAPVELVTMLAGSREWAPLPARHGAVPAASRVTGHTGPPASDGDVTPPGAGSPENPSAGTVTHLLTHSHPPDPGSHHHAAGWLGRGKRALAAPSTPAAAAGTPLGSEAISTDLAEGTQGGHHGVWNVSVFNTMRTVLQPSSSEPLHPGTDSLSQPVSSWVGTELGTAAASASPSGSSPSSALPGSLGQPQASSQASSTQTGAEHIMLHPRGVTGNLPSPLLTASPPTDKAFGGVGSSYQPSNSSAAERFGSDFPTTSTSISTTAAKGGGTTLRSLPASTRLVTMAEISTSGTEITSSSAQSQTPGVSVGAQSDGGRGVTDPLLSGLPSLSGSASTTSSSNYELPKIIPGAEEVTVHLDIQAADTSSMAVGTLMSPEDGHTAGVTRDSATSSNPTSSLGRTSSSLRTGTHHPNSSREATDLAGPAGTPLLTSSLSASEGPFRGVRSSHQPVAEKTSLTSSASSTPISATSSSGGRPPRSASGSSPWAAAKGSTSSSAMYRTLGTTQSLSTSSGRETSRAQGSTGMTDFTEVAGSPLTHSGSPLEGPSPATGSSHVSFSVVSTERRNNFLTTSTSISTAGTKGGGRTLRSLPASTTLAQTTEVSTPGTEDISIPGHSQSSLGARGGGSRGTTLSFVNPLLTGSPSAPDSTSPDKTSATGGHLPLTSTPSVVRTATKEESSTVLVLDTHGASSATGSSAPSPPHTSTLDTVLLSSPAAEPGTQSQVSQSGAGLTELPTKLLPAFSPSVSVPSPSATLFVHKEGTPQAPGGRSMWSTKAESLTSQLDTAGDTHTGPVPLSTAWPPERHVPSGQAGSSEPKVTLSSKVFTYFSAAAEPSTIGSSHRSLSSSGAEKRMSSPITDPMYSSPTSAGAEESMLTDGTLASGMESSSSHAGASSSPGPSEPALVGQGRTANTSTSSGGFTGFATETVFVPSAKIPTYSSFQNDLTNFSGSHQPVSSSDPEKRTSVSHTDGTYISTTYTRGGERTLLSISNSSTSADSSESSTFFSEISSPFDASQSSVAHDRQTNTSNSSSFVEPSTEPLLVHPSKPSMSASTGSIENTTLFNTASELLTADSSSLSSSTFSASYSLSSLQHLLSSTPPPTHLFTLSESPEPRSPSVMASSPPLQALPSSLPTSSLPSPSYSLASLLSVFSSPSSISQSSESDQASTTLATVRQVPSTAATARSSPRETNKPSVTRQPQKSTSFTPTRSPLPTEPMELLGGRVVSVSAPVTVTETASPRDATTQGDSFGKATPLLTTASVAPQAGPTDAPLSPSPSVTNHSSIVPTVAVTTVKPPVLTTPSGHRPTPGEASTMQDHRTQTPTATKRSYTTGKSTEAMGPTTAKPGKVTEENIPVTSPSEAPPTTKTTGSIATTLAATKPTTASLPSSTVGLRTSAPATEVDKCLSNPCPALATCNNTHGSYICTCPLGYELEKGKCNLVRIFIGQVPLKLNTTHGKYTELFHVEREILEVLNASLSGLPGYHHSTVKASREANFVHVSVQSTFSFASNVTFFDVISSVKSYIRACKSPTEACQFISSLKSLHRAGSLCRQKDPECDKETSECTDFDGVALCQCKSGYFKYNKMDHSCRACEDGYKLENETCVSCPFGLGGFNCGNPYQLITVVIAAAGGGLLLIMGIALIVTCCRKNKNDISKLIFKSGDFQMSPYAEYPKNPRAQEWGRETIEMQENGSTKNLLQMTDVYYSPTGLRNPELERNGLYPPYTGLPGSRHSCIYPGQYNPSFISDETRRRDYF, encoded by the exons TCATTGAAAGCAGCCATCAGGAGAGAAGTTCAAGCCCAGAGATAAGGACTGCTGGTGCTCCTGTGGAGTTGGTGACGatgctggctgggagcagggagtgggcACCACTGCCTGCCAGGCacggggcagtgccagctgcaagCAGGGTCACAGGGCACACTGGGCCCCCTGCCAGTGATGGGGATGTCACccctccaggagcaggatcCCCAGAGAACCCATCTGCTGGGACAGTGACCCACCTGCTCACCCACAGCCATCCTCCTG ACCCTGGAAGCCATCACCATGCTGCAGGCTGGCTGGGGAGAGGCAagagggctctggctgctcccagcacccctgcagctgctgcggGGACACCACTGGGCTCAGAAGCCATCAGCACTGATTtggctgaggggacacagggagggcaCCATGGGGTCTGGAACGTGTCAGTGTTTAACACCATGAGGACAGTGCTGCAACCTTCATCTTCAGAACCTCTTCACCCAG GCACTGACAGCCTCTCTCAACCCGTGAGCAGCTgggtgggcacagagctgggcactgcagctgcttcagcCAGCCCCtcggggagcagccccagctctgccctccctggctccctgggacagccccaggcctCCTCCCAAGCCTCAAGTACCCAGACTGGTGCCGAGCACATCATGCTACACCCCAGGGGTGTCACAGGGAACTTGCCCAGCCCTTTGCTGACTGCATCACCTCCCACGGACAAGGCCTTCGGAG GCGTTGGAAGCAGCTACCAGCCATCCAACAGCTCGGCTGCGGAGAGGTTCGGTTCGGATTTCcccaccaccagcacctccaTTTCTACAACAGCTGCCAAGGGTGGAGGGACGACCTTAAGGTCTCTGCcagccagcaccaggctggTCACCATGGCAGAGATTTCCACCTCTGGGACTGAAATCACCAGCTCTTCAGCCCAGAGCCAGACCCCGGGCGTGTCTGTGGGTGCCCAGAGTGATGGAGGCAGAGGTGTCACAGACCCATTGCTCTCAGGCTTGCCCTCCCTTTCAGGAAGTGCTTCCACAA CTTCTAGCAGTAATTATGAACTCCCCAAGATCATCCCAGGTGCAGAGGAGGTGACAGTGCACTTGGACATCCAGGCTGCTGACACGTCCAGCATGGCAGTGGGGACGCTGATGTCCCCAGAAGATGGCCACACAGCTGGAGTGACAAGGGactctgccaccagcagcaaCCCCACAAGCTCCTTGGGCAGGACCTCCTCTTCCTTGAGGACTGGGACACATCATCCCAACAGCTCACGGGAAGCCACCGATCTCGCAGGCCCTGCTGGGACTCCTTTGCTCACAAGCTCCCTCTCTGCCTCTGAAGGTCCTTTCCGAG GTGTCAGAAGCAGCCATCAACCAGTGGCAGAGAAAACCTCCCTCacttcctctgcctccagcactCCCATTTCAGCCACATCCAGCAGTGGGGGGAGGCCACCCAGGTCTGCCTcgggcagcagcccctgggcagcagccaagGGCTCCACGTCCAGCAGTGCCATGTACAGGACCTTGGGCACAACCCAATCCTTGTCCACATCTTCTGGGAGAGAGACCTCCAGAGCTCAGGGGTCCACAGGAATGACAGATTTCACTGAGGTGGCAGGCTCTCCCCTAACACACTCTGGCTCTCCTTTGGAAGGTCCTTCCCCAG CTACTGGAAGCAGCCATGTGTCATTCAGTGTCGTGTCaacagagagaagaaacaaTTTCCTCACCACCAGCACCTCCATTTCCACAGCAGGCACCAAGGGTGGAGGGAGGACGTTAAGGTCTCTGCCAGCCAGCACCACCCTGGCCCAAACAACAGAGGTTTCCACCCCTGGTACTGAAGACATCAGCATTCCAGGCCATTCCCAGTCTTCTTTGGGAGCCCgtggtggtggcagcagaggtACCACCCTGTCTTTTGTGAACCCATTGCTCACAGGCTCACCATCTGCTCCAGACAGCACTTCCCCAG ACAAGACCTCAGCAACGGGAGGACACCTGCCTCTCACCAGCACACCCAGTGTGGTGAGAACTGCCACCaaggaggagagcagcacagtgcttGTGTTGGACACCCATGGAGCTTCCAGTgccacagggagctctgctccctctccccctcACACCAGCACCCTGGACACGGTCCTGCTGtcctcaccagcagcagagcctgggacccAGAGTCAGGTTTCACAGAGTGGGGCAGGACTCACTGAGCTTCCAAcaaagctgctgcctgcatTCTCTCCCAGCGTTTCAGTGCCTTCACCTTCAGCCACACTCTTCGTCCACAAGGAGGGGACACCTCAAGCCCCAGGTGGCCGCAGCATGTGGAGCACAAAAGCAGAAAGCCTCACATctcagctggacacagctggggacacccacaCCGGCCCTGTCCCACTCTCCACGGCATGGCCTCCAGAGAGACATGTGCCATCTGGCCAAGCAGGGTCCTCAGAGCCCAAGGTCACCCTTTCATCCAAGGTCTTCACCTActtctcagctgctgctgaacctTCCA CTATTGGCAGCAGCCATCGCTCCCTAAGCAGCTCAGGTGCTGAGAAGAGGATGTCCAGCCCCATCACGGATCCCATGTACAGTTCACCCACGTCTGCGGGCGCTGAGGAGAGCATGCTGACAGATGGCACTCTGGCCAGTGGCATGGAGAGCTCTTCTTCCCATGCTGGAGcttccagctctccagggcCATCTGAGCCAGCATtggtggggcagggcaggacagccaACACCTCCACCAGCAGCGGGGGTTTCACGGGCTTTGCGACAGAGACGGTGTTTGTACCTTCTGCCAAGATACCCACTTATTCTTCTTTCCAAAATGATCTCACAA ACTTTTCAGGTAGCCATCAGCCAGTCAGTAGCAGTGATCCTGAGAAAAGGACCTCGGTCTCTCACACAGACGGCACATACATTTCAACCACATACaccagaggaggagaaaggacCCTCCTGTCTATCTccaacagcagcacctctgctgaCTCCTCAGAAAGttccacctttttttctgaaatttccaGCCCTTTTGATGCCTCACAATCATCCGTGGCTCATGACAGGCAGACCAATACATCAAACAGTAGCAGTTTTGTTGAGCCATCTACGGAGCCGTTGCTGGTGCACCCTTCCAAACCATCAATGTCTGCTTCTACAGGCAGCATAGAAAATACAACTCTGTTCAACACTGCCTCTGAGTTGTTGACCGCTGACAGCTCATCTCTGTCTTCCTCAACATTTTCAGCCTCTTACTCACTGTCATCACTGCAGCACTTGCTGTCATCAACACCACCACCAACTCATCTGTTTACACTGTCAGAATCACCTGAGCCACGCTCGCCCTCTGTGATGGCATCTTCACCCCCTCTGCAGGCTTTGCCGTCCTCCTTGCCCACTTCCTCCTTGCCCTCCCCATCTTACTCATTAGCATCTTTATTGTCTGTGTTTTCATCACCCTCATCCATCTCGCAGTCCAGTGAGAGCGATCAAGCAAGCACCACTCTGGCTACGGTCAGGCAGGTGCCCTCCACAgctgccacagccaggagctcaCCCAGAGAGACCAACAAGCCCAGTGTCACACGCCAGCCCCAAAAAAGCACCTCCTTCACTCCCACCAGGTCACCTCTCCCTACAGAACCCATGGAGCTGCTTGGTGGACGTGTCGTGTCCGTGTCCGCTCCCGTGACAGTAACAGAGACTGCCTCGCCCAGAGATGCCACCACCCAAGGGGACAGCTTTGGGAAGGCAACACCGCTGCTCACCACAGCCAGTGTTGCTCCACAGGCTGGTCCAACAGATGCACCCCTTAGTCCCTCACCAAGTGTAACAAATCACAGCAGCATTGTCCCCACAGTGGCAGTGACCACGGTGAAACCTCCTGTGCTGACAACACCGTCCGGTCACCGGCCCACCCCAGGTGAGGCCAGCACCATGCAAGACCACAGGACCCAGACACCCACTGCCACTAAGCGCAGTTATACCACTGGTAAAAGCACAGAAGCCATGGGTCCCACCACTGCAAAGCCTGGTAAAGTCACTGAGGAAAACATCCCCGTTACAAGTCCTTCTGAAGCACCTCCAACCACCAAGACCACTGGGAGCATTGCAACGACTTTGGCTGCTACCAAACCAACCACTGCTTCTCTGCCAAGCAGCACAGTTGGGCTGAGAACGTCAGCTCCAGCTACAG aGGTGGATAAATGTCTTTCCAACCCTTGTCCTGCGCTGGCCACCTGCAACAACACCCATGGCTCCTATATCTGTACGTGTCCTCTTGGATATgagctggaaaaaggaaagtgcAATTTAG TGAGAATATTTATTGGCCAGGTTCCCCTGAAACTTAATACCACCCATGGGAAGTACACAGAGCTCTTCCATGTCGAGAGGGAGATCCTGGAGGTG CTCAATGCATCGCTGTCAGGCTTGCCAGGATACCACCACTCCACAGTTAAGGCAAGCAG ggaGGCAAATTTTGTGCATGTTTCAGTGCAATCCACGTTCTCTTTTGCATCCAATGTGACTTTCTTCGATGTTATCAGCAGTGTGAAAAGCTACATTCGAGCTTGCAAATCCCCCACTGAAGCCTGCCAGTTCATTTCAAGCCTGAAATCACTCCACAGAG ctggcagcctgtgcagaCAGAAGGACCCTGAATGTGACAAGGAAACTTCAGAATGCACCGACTTTGATGGGGTTGCTCTCTGCCAGTGCAAAAGTGGGTACTTCAAATACAACAAGATGGACCACTCCTGCAGAG CCTGTGAAGATGGATATAAGCTGGAAAACGAGACGTGTGTGAG CTGCCCCTTTGGCTTGGGTGGATTCAACTGTGGAAACC CCTATCAGCTCATCACGGTGGTGATTGCAGCTGCGGGAGGGGGACTGCTGCTGATCATGGGCATAG